The following are encoded in a window of Aromatoleum petrolei genomic DNA:
- a CDS encoding long-chain-fatty-acid--CoA ligase, whose translation MWLYADIASLGDIPRYHGRTAGERVALMNARRRETFRELDHASSRIANLFIDAGLGRGEVVGFYGKNSIEYFEAMFGASKAGCALLPLNWRLSALELKAVIEDAGPPLILVDREFVPLLERVRETCGVRFGIVEFDSTSDGDSPLKSRMSASSDVDPRVAVRPEDTALLLYTSGTTGQPKGVELTHGGINFMRLCEHLEPAFRWKDDDVMMFVMPNFHLVGTGLSLQGLYNGIPLTILGGLDIPALLATLERDKPTICCLVPTAIQMIIDHPDAAKTDLSALRLVMYAGSPITAPLLKRAMSTMRCDFMQFYGATETCGAVTLLRPDQHDLEDERKLKSCGTPVPLVEVRILSAAGDELPDGEIGEFAVRSPAMFKGYLNKPTQTDSVLSGGWYRTGDAGYRDSDGMLYLVDRTKDMIISGGENVYSTEVEQALSKHPAVSQVAVIGLPDERWGERVTAIVVPTEERSPSAEELIAHCREMIAAYKAPKQIIFAASLPMTPTGKILKTALRKQFGELAATTV comes from the coding sequence ATGTGGCTCTACGCTGACATTGCCTCCCTCGGGGACATTCCCCGCTACCATGGACGGACCGCAGGCGAGCGCGTCGCATTGATGAATGCGCGACGCCGCGAAACCTTCCGCGAACTGGACCATGCGTCCAGTCGCATCGCCAACCTCTTCATCGACGCCGGGCTGGGTCGGGGCGAGGTGGTCGGCTTCTACGGCAAGAACTCGATCGAGTATTTCGAAGCGATGTTCGGCGCCAGCAAGGCCGGTTGCGCGTTGCTGCCGCTGAACTGGCGTCTGTCCGCGCTCGAATTGAAGGCCGTCATCGAGGATGCCGGGCCGCCACTGATCCTCGTGGATCGCGAGTTCGTTCCGCTGCTCGAAAGGGTGCGCGAGACCTGCGGCGTGCGCTTCGGGATCGTGGAGTTCGACTCCACCTCCGATGGCGACAGTCCGCTGAAGTCCCGCATGAGCGCCAGTAGCGACGTCGACCCACGCGTCGCGGTCCGTCCGGAGGACACCGCGCTGCTGCTCTACACGTCGGGCACGACGGGCCAGCCGAAGGGCGTCGAACTCACGCATGGGGGCATCAATTTCATGCGCCTGTGCGAACACCTCGAGCCGGCGTTCCGCTGGAAGGACGACGACGTGATGATGTTCGTGATGCCGAACTTCCATCTCGTTGGCACGGGCCTGTCCCTGCAAGGTTTATACAACGGTATCCCGCTCACGATCCTCGGCGGACTCGACATACCCGCACTGCTCGCGACCCTGGAGCGCGACAAGCCGACCATCTGCTGCCTCGTACCGACTGCGATCCAGATGATCATTGACCATCCTGACGCCGCGAAGACCGATCTCTCCGCGCTGCGCCTGGTCATGTACGCCGGGTCGCCGATCACCGCGCCGCTGCTGAAGCGCGCAATGAGCACGATGCGCTGCGACTTCATGCAGTTCTACGGTGCGACCGAAACCTGCGGCGCAGTCACCCTGCTGCGGCCCGATCAGCACGATCTGGAAGACGAGCGCAAGCTGAAGTCCTGCGGCACGCCCGTACCGCTCGTGGAGGTGCGGATTCTAAGCGCAGCGGGCGACGAGCTTCCCGACGGCGAGATCGGCGAGTTCGCCGTACGCTCGCCGGCGATGTTCAAGGGATACCTGAACAAACCCACTCAAACTGACTCCGTACTATCGGGGGGCTGGTATCGCACCGGAGATGCGGGCTATCGTGACTCCGACGGCATGCTGTACCTGGTAGACCGCACCAAGGACATGATCATCTCGGGCGGTGAAAACGTCTATTCGACCGAAGTCGAGCAGGCCCTGAGCAAGCATCCGGCCGTCTCGCAGGTCGCAGTGATCGGGCTCCCGGACGAACGATGGGGTGAGCGCGTAACCGCGATCGTGGTACCGACCGAGGAGAGGTCCCCGAGCGCAGAGGAACTGATCGCCCACTGCCGCGAGATGATTGCCGCCTACAAGGCGCCGAAACAGATCATTTTTGCAGCGAGCCTGCCCATGACGCCGACGGGGAAGATCCTCAAGACTGCGCTGCGCAAGCAGTTCGGTGAACTCGCGGCGACCACCGTTTGA
- a CDS encoding PEP/pyruvate-binding domain-containing protein: MDNKSTTHYTIAFGAPEGTDLNLVGGKGANLGRLTQGGFDVPPGFVVSTAAYAAHIESLKERIASALSAIDYGDANALEESVQRIRSWIVEVDMPSTIAEQILAGYAAMGDRIFVAVRSSGTAEDLEGASFAGLHDTYLDIRGRECLIDAVKRCWASLWTARAVSYRKTQGFNQFPSIAVVVQTMVESEVSGVMFTGNPINTATDQILINASWGLGEAIVSGIVTPDEYIVRHKTLKVLERTLGTKLVMTVRNPETGVGTVEKSVSEAQSKAFTFDDEHVARLADLGRRIQRAYDDFPQDIEWAYAAGKFFVLQARPVTGVEFSWDADVTESVQGNDDATPHDTIWSRTFPEEMWTGAISPLMFSWRCWGLNQCHSLGVHAFGYPELDYTSGRLWIYHKGVSYYNCRNDLELIKAAVPPQLRKTMLHKIPKDWHEEALKASFDWDRYIEMFLKVEANRPDMGYNWWKAIRDDFIDNKEYREATRPRSRSEFAAMSDGELKRHIADVMRLEISSYDPPWNGLLWYMRESLGWVAWIVENWYDGGRPTVFMDLVTGTRNPTITSEDNFAVWELADTIHRSPELKSLLAKYPDARFFDYLDQCIDGPAFRAKYAEHVRLRGHRGHPDRDIYFDRRADDPMVDLRIIPALMGTPDPRIQEHRMRERLEETIRHVHDNLRAQPALGVFKAKLFKFLIDFSHHSLEYRDNEREVMDWSTYDIKLGFEEVGRRCVERGLLAEMRECYFLTMEELYGVLEGTANMKLCRAKIDARRKNFDKIDTKAVHPASYIQFGRAAPIDQPEISGDGVLRGKTTSVGKVTGTARVVHELSQIGRVKQGDILIVHATDPGWTSVFMLIKGIVLETGGLISHGALLAREYGLPGVQIEGALQLVPDGATITLDGDNGVVIIHDENEEPEEVRQAA; encoded by the coding sequence ATGGACAATAAATCAACAACGCATTACACGATCGCGTTCGGTGCGCCGGAAGGCACCGATCTGAACCTGGTGGGGGGAAAGGGGGCCAACCTGGGTCGGCTCACACAGGGCGGTTTCGACGTGCCGCCGGGATTCGTGGTGTCGACGGCAGCCTACGCGGCGCACATCGAAAGCCTGAAGGAACGCATCGCGAGCGCGCTGTCGGCGATCGACTACGGTGACGCCAACGCGCTGGAAGAGTCCGTTCAGCGCATCCGCAGCTGGATCGTCGAGGTGGACATGCCGTCGACGATCGCCGAGCAGATCCTCGCGGGCTATGCGGCGATGGGCGACCGCATTTTCGTGGCGGTGCGGTCGTCGGGAACGGCCGAGGACCTCGAGGGCGCCTCGTTCGCCGGTCTGCACGACACGTACCTGGACATCCGCGGCCGCGAATGCCTGATCGACGCCGTGAAGCGCTGCTGGGCAAGCCTGTGGACAGCGCGCGCGGTGTCCTATCGCAAGACGCAGGGATTCAACCAGTTCCCCTCGATCGCGGTGGTCGTGCAGACCATGGTGGAGTCGGAGGTGTCGGGCGTGATGTTCACTGGCAATCCGATCAACACCGCCACCGACCAGATCCTGATCAACGCGAGCTGGGGACTGGGCGAAGCGATTGTCTCCGGCATCGTCACGCCGGACGAATACATCGTGCGTCACAAGACGCTCAAGGTGCTGGAGCGCACGCTCGGCACCAAGCTGGTGATGACGGTCCGCAACCCGGAGACGGGCGTCGGTACGGTCGAAAAATCGGTGAGCGAGGCACAGTCGAAGGCCTTCACCTTCGATGACGAGCACGTCGCGCGGCTCGCCGATCTGGGGCGCCGCATCCAGCGCGCGTACGACGATTTTCCGCAGGACATCGAGTGGGCGTATGCCGCCGGCAAATTCTTTGTGCTGCAGGCGCGCCCGGTCACGGGGGTGGAGTTCTCGTGGGATGCGGACGTCACCGAGAGCGTGCAAGGCAACGATGACGCGACGCCGCACGACACGATCTGGTCGCGCACCTTCCCCGAAGAAATGTGGACGGGCGCCATCTCGCCGCTGATGTTCTCCTGGCGCTGCTGGGGCCTCAATCAGTGCCACAGCCTGGGCGTGCATGCCTTCGGCTACCCTGAACTGGATTACACGTCGGGGCGCCTGTGGATCTATCACAAGGGCGTTTCCTACTACAACTGCAGGAACGATCTCGAACTGATCAAGGCGGCCGTCCCGCCCCAGCTGCGGAAGACGATGCTGCACAAGATCCCGAAGGACTGGCACGAGGAGGCGCTCAAGGCGTCCTTCGACTGGGACCGCTACATCGAGATGTTCCTCAAGGTGGAAGCGAACCGGCCGGACATGGGATACAACTGGTGGAAGGCGATCCGCGACGACTTCATCGACAACAAGGAATACCGCGAAGCGACCCGCCCGCGTTCGCGCAGCGAATTCGCCGCGATGTCGGACGGTGAGCTCAAGCGTCATATCGCGGACGTCATGCGGCTGGAGATTTCCTCGTACGATCCGCCGTGGAACGGACTGCTGTGGTACATGCGCGAGTCCCTCGGCTGGGTCGCCTGGATCGTCGAGAACTGGTACGACGGCGGCCGCCCGACCGTTTTCATGGATCTCGTCACCGGCACCCGCAACCCGACCATCACCTCCGAGGACAACTTCGCGGTGTGGGAGCTGGCGGACACGATCCATCGCTCGCCCGAGCTGAAGTCGCTCCTCGCCAAGTACCCCGATGCGCGTTTCTTCGATTATCTCGACCAGTGCATCGACGGCCCCGCCTTCCGCGCAAAGTATGCCGAGCACGTGCGGCTGCGCGGCCACCGCGGGCATCCGGATCGCGATATCTACTTCGATCGCCGTGCGGACGACCCGATGGTCGACCTGCGCATCATTCCGGCGCTGATGGGGACGCCCGACCCGCGCATTCAGGAGCATCGCATGCGCGAGCGGCTGGAAGAGACGATCCGGCACGTGCACGACAACCTGCGCGCGCAGCCGGCGCTGGGCGTCTTCAAGGCGAAGTTGTTCAAGTTCCTGATCGATTTCTCGCATCACAGCCTCGAGTACCGCGACAACGAGCGCGAGGTGATGGACTGGTCCACGTACGACATCAAGCTCGGCTTCGAGGAGGTCGGACGGCGCTGCGTCGAGCGGGGGCTGCTCGCCGAAATGCGCGAGTGTTATTTCCTGACGATGGAAGAGCTGTACGGAGTGCTGGAGGGTACGGCGAACATGAAGCTGTGCCGCGCCAAGATCGACGCACGGCGGAAGAACTTCGACAAGATCGACACCAAGGCGGTGCATCCGGCTTCCTACATACAGTTTGGCCGGGCCGCGCCGATCGACCAGCCCGAGATCTCCGGTGACGGGGTGCTGCGCGGCAAGACGACCAGTGTCGGAAAGGTCACCGGCACGGCGCGCGTCGTTCATGAACTGTCCCAGATCGGCCGCGTGAAGCAGGGTGACATCCTGATCGTGCATGCGACCGACCCGGGCTGGACCTCGGTCTTCATGTTGATCAAGGGCATCGTGCTCGAGACCGGTGGCCTCATCAGCCATGGCGCGCTGCTGGCCCGCGAGTACGGCCTGCCCGGGGTGCAGATCGAGGGCGCTCTTCAGCTCGTTCCCGATGGCGCAACGATCACCCTCGACGGCGACAACGGTGTGGTCATCATCCACGACGAGAACGAAGAGCCGGAAGAGGTAAGGCAGGCGGCCTGA
- a CDS encoding TetR/AcrR family transcriptional regulator: MNETTDAIDAVELQQPLGKSERTRIALIVAAERLFGDFGIDAVGLRAISEAAQQKNNNAVQYHFGSKLGLLSAIFELREGQLQHQRQEMLELAEVQGRLGDLRWLLRICFEPNFRLYRDQRDISYIKLHAAYLTTHRPKGVQHPVDYDSPNTVAFRRAIRLLGQRLEFLGRRRFWLRLESVGSMFLNALIQHSGRKEEANLPIDELFEDCLEMMAAALSAPPGQHVGDN; this comes from the coding sequence ATGAACGAGACAACGGACGCGATTGACGCTGTGGAGCTGCAGCAGCCCCTCGGAAAGAGCGAGCGCACCCGGATCGCCCTCATCGTTGCTGCGGAAAGGCTGTTCGGCGACTTCGGAATCGACGCTGTCGGCCTGCGCGCCATCAGCGAGGCCGCGCAGCAGAAGAACAACAACGCCGTGCAATACCACTTCGGCAGCAAGCTGGGCCTGTTGTCCGCGATCTTCGAGCTACGCGAAGGGCAGCTTCAGCACCAGCGCCAGGAGATGCTCGAGCTGGCGGAAGTGCAGGGGCGCCTGGGTGACCTGCGGTGGCTGCTACGGATCTGTTTCGAGCCCAATTTCCGGCTGTACCGCGATCAGCGCGACATCAGCTACATCAAGCTGCACGCGGCGTACCTGACGACGCACCGCCCAAAGGGCGTGCAACACCCGGTGGATTACGACTCGCCGAACACGGTTGCCTTCCGGCGCGCCATCCGGCTGCTGGGCCAGCGCCTCGAGTTTCTCGGCCGCCGGCGATTCTGGTTGCGGCTCGAGAGCGTCGGTTCGATGTTCCTCAATGCCTTGATCCAGCACTCGGGCCGCAAGGAGGAAGCGAATCTGCCGATCGATGAGTTGTTCGAGGACTGCCTCGAGATGATGGCCGCGGCGCTGTCTGCGCCGCCCGGGCAGCACGTGGGCGACAACTGA
- a CDS encoding aldehyde dehydrogenase, translating into MNGNRQSFFIDGEWQKPASSARIDVMNATTEEIIGSVPDGSEADIDHAVAAARRALKAPSWGGLRAAERAAAMLRFADAIEKRGAELARSVSIQNGMPINVADQLESGFVVAMLRYYATLAKDMVVEESRPSPMGFTSLVRREPVGVVGAIVPWNFPVALSMMKIGPALAAGCSIVLKPSPGTVLDSYILADAAEEAQLPAGVINWVPGGRELGAYLVSHPGVDKVAFTGSTAAGRIIAQECGRLLRPVTLELGGKSAAIVLEDADLGALVQGLPTASILNNGQACFSCTRILAPASRYDEVVDAVAGAVSALVVGDPLERTTHIGPMASAIHRDRVQGYIEKGKGEARLVAGGGKPDHERGWFVQPTVFADVDNNATIAREEIFGPVLAIIRYNGEDEAVRIANESEYGLGGTIWSTDRAHAAELARRIETGTLGINGYMPDLNAPFGGIKASGLGRELGPESVSGYQRYKSIYQLG; encoded by the coding sequence ATGAATGGCAACAGGCAGTCCTTCTTCATCGACGGCGAGTGGCAGAAGCCCGCGTCGTCGGCACGCATCGACGTGATGAATGCCACCACCGAGGAAATCATCGGAAGCGTCCCCGACGGCAGCGAAGCCGACATTGATCACGCCGTCGCCGCGGCGCGTCGCGCGCTGAAAGCGCCGTCGTGGGGCGGGCTTCGCGCAGCGGAGCGCGCTGCGGCGATGCTGCGTTTCGCCGACGCCATCGAGAAACGCGGCGCCGAGCTCGCGCGCTCGGTGAGCATCCAGAACGGCATGCCGATCAACGTCGCCGACCAGCTCGAAAGCGGGTTCGTCGTCGCGATGCTGCGGTACTACGCCACGCTGGCGAAGGACATGGTCGTCGAGGAAAGCCGGCCCTCCCCCATGGGTTTCACGTCCCTCGTGCGCCGTGAGCCGGTCGGCGTCGTCGGCGCGATCGTGCCGTGGAACTTCCCTGTCGCACTATCGATGATGAAGATCGGCCCGGCCCTGGCCGCGGGCTGCAGCATCGTACTGAAACCCTCCCCCGGCACCGTGCTCGACAGCTACATCCTCGCCGACGCCGCCGAGGAGGCACAGTTGCCCGCAGGCGTGATCAACTGGGTACCGGGGGGGCGCGAACTGGGCGCGTATCTCGTTTCGCACCCCGGCGTCGACAAGGTGGCCTTCACGGGCTCCACCGCAGCCGGCCGCATCATCGCCCAGGAATGCGGGCGTCTGCTGCGCCCGGTGACGCTGGAACTAGGCGGCAAGTCCGCTGCCATCGTGCTGGAGGACGCCGACCTTGGCGCGCTCGTCCAGGGCCTGCCAACCGCCTCCATCCTCAACAACGGCCAGGCCTGCTTCTCATGCACGCGCATCCTGGCGCCTGCGAGCCGCTACGACGAAGTCGTCGATGCGGTCGCCGGGGCAGTGTCCGCGCTCGTCGTCGGCGACCCGCTGGAACGGACCACTCACATTGGCCCGATGGCCTCCGCGATCCATCGCGATCGGGTACAGGGTTACATCGAGAAGGGCAAGGGCGAGGCACGTCTTGTCGCAGGCGGCGGCAAACCGGACCACGAGCGCGGCTGGTTCGTGCAGCCCACCGTCTTCGCAGACGTCGACAACAATGCGACGATCGCTCGCGAGGAGATCTTCGGCCCCGTGCTGGCTATCATCCGCTACAACGGCGAGGACGAGGCAGTACGCATCGCCAATGAATCGGAATACGGCCTGGGCGGCACGATCTGGTCGACCGACCGCGCCCACGCCGCTGAGCTCGCTCGCCGTATCGAGACCGGCACGCTGGGCATCAACGGCTACATGCCCGACCTCAACGCCCCCTTTGGCGGCATCAAGGCGAGCGGGCTGGGACGCGAACTCGGGCCGGAGTCGGTGTCCGGATATCAACGGTACAAGTCGATCTACCAGCTCGGCTAA
- a CDS encoding acetoacetate--CoA ligase: MPLKSPVDVQGAAWVPEAGRIATSNMNRFCQAMEARWGRRFDDYDALHAWSVEHLDEFWNGLWDFAGIVAQSKGERVLEQGATMESVRWFPDARLNFAENLLRFRGDADALVFWGEDKVKRRLSRDELYAAVARVAAALRARGVKTGDRVAAYMPNSPDTIIAMLAAASIGAIFSSASPDFGPQGIVDRFGQIEPVVLFATDGYHYNGKSHSCLGKLREIAEQLPTVHTVVICPYLDLADPTAGIRAAVTLDELTAEYATASDIRFEQLPFDHPLYIVFSSGTTGVPKCIVHRAGGALTLHLKEHQLHGNLCDGSRLFYFATCSWVMWNWLASGLASGAALMLYDGSPFAADNHILFDYMQAERFTHFGTSAKFIEACAKLGLEPGRTHETGSVEVLYSTGSPLMVEGYDYIYRAFKRDVHVASISGGTDLLGAFVGGNPVLPVWVGEIQCKQLGMAVDVFDEEGRPVTERKGELVCTRPFTTQPLYFWADPEGRKYHEAYFGRFPGVWCHGDFCEETAHGGFIVHGRSDATLNPGGVRIGTAEIYRQVEQLEEVMESAVIGQNWPPEKQGDVRVVLFVRLREGIALDETLADRIRRQIRDNTTPRHVPARVVQVPDIPRTKSGKIVELAIRQVVHGEPVKNTGALANPEALEHFRERAELQS; encoded by the coding sequence ATGCCTTTGAAATCCCCCGTCGATGTCCAGGGTGCCGCGTGGGTTCCTGAAGCGGGACGTATCGCGACGAGCAACATGAACCGCTTCTGCCAGGCCATGGAAGCGCGCTGGGGCCGGCGTTTCGACGACTACGATGCGCTGCACGCGTGGTCGGTGGAACATCTCGACGAATTCTGGAACGGCCTGTGGGACTTTGCGGGCATCGTCGCGCAGTCGAAGGGCGAGCGGGTGCTGGAGCAGGGCGCGACGATGGAGTCCGTGCGCTGGTTTCCCGACGCGCGCCTCAATTTCGCGGAGAACCTGTTGCGATTCCGGGGCGACGCGGATGCGTTGGTGTTCTGGGGTGAAGACAAGGTCAAACGACGTCTGTCGCGGGACGAACTGTATGCGGCTGTCGCGCGTGTCGCGGCGGCGCTCCGCGCACGCGGCGTCAAGACAGGCGACCGCGTGGCGGCCTACATGCCGAATTCACCCGACACCATCATCGCGATGCTGGCCGCGGCGAGCATCGGCGCGATCTTCAGTTCGGCATCGCCCGATTTCGGCCCGCAGGGCATCGTCGACCGCTTCGGTCAGATCGAACCGGTCGTGCTGTTTGCGACCGACGGTTATCACTACAACGGCAAGTCGCACAGCTGCCTCGGCAAGCTGCGGGAGATCGCCGAGCAGTTGCCAACCGTGCATACCGTGGTGATCTGCCCCTACCTGGACCTGGCCGATCCGACGGCCGGTATCCGCGCGGCGGTCACGCTCGACGAGCTGACCGCGGAATACGCGACGGCGAGCGATATCCGCTTCGAGCAGCTGCCCTTCGATCATCCCCTTTACATCGTGTTCTCGTCCGGCACGACCGGGGTGCCCAAGTGCATCGTGCATCGCGCGGGCGGTGCGCTGACCCTTCACCTGAAGGAACACCAGCTGCACGGCAACCTCTGCGACGGCAGCCGCCTGTTCTACTTCGCGACCTGCAGCTGGGTGATGTGGAACTGGCTCGCTTCGGGGCTGGCTTCCGGCGCTGCACTGATGCTCTACGACGGGAGCCCCTTTGCCGCGGACAACCACATCCTGTTCGACTACATGCAGGCCGAGCGATTCACGCATTTCGGCACCTCGGCCAAGTTCATCGAGGCGTGCGCGAAACTCGGCCTCGAACCCGGTCGCACACATGAGACAGGCTCGGTCGAAGTGCTGTACTCGACTGGCAGCCCGCTCATGGTGGAGGGCTACGACTACATCTACCGCGCCTTCAAGCGCGACGTGCATGTCGCGTCGATCTCGGGCGGCACCGATCTTCTCGGCGCCTTCGTCGGTGGCAATCCGGTGCTGCCGGTGTGGGTGGGCGAGATCCAGTGCAAGCAGCTGGGCATGGCGGTCGACGTGTTCGACGAGGAGGGCCGACCGGTCACGGAACGCAAGGGCGAGCTTGTGTGCACGCGCCCGTTCACGACCCAGCCGCTGTATTTCTGGGCCGATCCCGAGGGACGCAAGTATCACGAAGCTTACTTCGGACGATTCCCCGGGGTGTGGTGTCACGGCGACTTCTGCGAGGAGACGGCGCACGGCGGTTTCATCGTCCACGGTCGCTCGGACGCGACGCTGAACCCCGGCGGGGTGCGCATCGGCACCGCGGAAATTTACCGCCAAGTGGAGCAGCTCGAGGAAGTCATGGAGTCCGCGGTCATCGGGCAGAACTGGCCGCCGGAGAAGCAGGGCGACGTACGGGTCGTGCTGTTCGTGCGCCTGCGCGAGGGCATCGCGCTCGACGAGACGCTCGCGGACCGCATTCGCCGCCAGATCCGCGACAACACCACTCCGCGCCACGTGCCCGCCCGAGTCGTGCAGGTGCCCGACATTCCCCGCACGAAGAGCGGAAAGATCGTCGAGCTCGCAATCCGGCAGGTTGTGCACGGCGAGCCGGTGAAGAACACCGGGGCCCTCGCGAATCCCGAAGCGCTCGAGCATTTCCGCGAGCGCGCCGAATTGCAGTCTTGA
- a CDS encoding molybdopterin-dependent oxidoreductase, which yields MNKPLPPGQFEYPSFDRFGLGLFAKRLPHSPDLKSLKIAGDVRREMIVGRELTTLQRVEQVSDFHCVTTWSYRGLRWSGVRFSEFYRDVVQRCAEPLDGADFVVFRGQDGYAVSMQLKDLMADEVLLADELDGEPIGIAHGAPWRLVAPAHYGYKNAKHISAIEFWRNSRNYRFPFPYPNLMDHPRGRVALEERARYLPNWMVRLVYKALAPGARRKMRAALARQREAAPAADARR from the coding sequence ATGAACAAACCGCTTCCACCCGGGCAGTTCGAATATCCGAGCTTCGACCGCTTCGGCCTCGGCCTGTTTGCCAAGCGCTTGCCGCATTCGCCCGACCTGAAGTCACTCAAGATTGCGGGGGACGTGCGCCGTGAAATGATCGTCGGTCGGGAGTTGACCACGCTACAGCGGGTGGAGCAGGTTTCGGATTTTCATTGCGTCACGACATGGTCATATCGCGGGCTGCGCTGGAGCGGGGTGCGTTTCAGCGAGTTCTATCGGGACGTCGTGCAGCGCTGTGCGGAACCCTTGGACGGGGCCGATTTCGTTGTCTTTCGCGGTCAGGACGGCTACGCGGTGAGCATGCAGCTCAAGGATTTGATGGCCGACGAAGTCCTGCTCGCCGATGAACTGGATGGCGAGCCGATCGGTATCGCTCACGGTGCCCCGTGGCGACTCGTCGCACCCGCGCATTACGGCTACAAGAACGCCAAGCACATCTCGGCGATCGAGTTCTGGCGAAACAGCCGCAACTATCGCTTTCCGTTTCCCTACCCCAACCTGATGGACCATCCGCGCGGCCGCGTTGCGCTCGAGGAGCGTGCGCGGTATTTGCCTAACTGGATGGTCCGCCTGGTGTACAAGGCGCTCGCCCCAGGTGCGCGGCGGAAAATGCGCGCGGCATTGGCTCGCCAGCGGGAAGCGGCTCCCGCCGCCGACGCCCGGAGGTAA
- a CDS encoding enoyl-CoA hydratase/isomerase family protein, with protein MSYKTIDLDLRDGIARLALNQGEAGNPFNEAFCNEWLEVANELAGRKDLRVILLTARGKYFSVGGDVRMFVENLDELPQRIRKWTGALHMGIARLARLDAPMIASVHGIAMGGAVALISACDLVYAGRSAKFGAAYPSIGYCCDAGASRALATRMGVARARRFLLCGETLTAEQAAATGMVDFVIDDAELNDTATEAAERIAAGPTRAFGEIRRLFATALSQPFEAQLEDEAQALSRVAAGADAREGILAFVEKRKPVFRGE; from the coding sequence ATGAGCTACAAGACAATAGACCTCGATCTGCGGGACGGCATTGCCCGACTCGCTCTGAACCAAGGCGAGGCGGGCAATCCATTCAACGAGGCCTTCTGCAACGAATGGCTCGAGGTTGCCAATGAACTGGCCGGGCGCAAGGACCTGCGCGTGATCCTCCTCACCGCGCGCGGCAAGTACTTCAGCGTGGGCGGCGACGTGCGAATGTTCGTCGAAAACCTGGACGAATTGCCCCAGCGGATCCGAAAATGGACCGGCGCCTTGCACATGGGCATCGCCCGTCTCGCACGGCTCGATGCACCGATGATCGCGTCCGTACACGGGATTGCGATGGGCGGCGCGGTCGCGCTGATCAGCGCCTGCGACCTCGTCTATGCCGGCCGCTCGGCGAAGTTCGGTGCGGCGTATCCGAGTATCGGCTACTGCTGCGATGCGGGCGCCTCGCGCGCGCTGGCCACCCGCATGGGCGTCGCGCGTGCGCGCCGCTTCCTGCTGTGTGGCGAGACGCTTACGGCCGAGCAGGCGGCCGCCACCGGCATGGTGGACTTCGTGATCGACGACGCTGAGTTGAACGACACGGCCACAGAGGCCGCCGAGCGCATCGCTGCGGGCCCGACGCGCGCCTTCGGCGAGATCCGCCGCCTGTTCGCGACCGCGCTGAGCCAGCCCTTCGAAGCGCAACTCGAAGACGAGGCCCAGGCGCTTTCGCGTGTGGCGGCAGGCGCAGATGCCCGCGAGGGCATCCTCGCCTTTGTCGAAAAGCGCAAACCCGTATTCCGCGGCGAGTGA